The following proteins come from a genomic window of Aphelocoma coerulescens isolate FSJ_1873_10779 chromosome 29, UR_Acoe_1.0, whole genome shotgun sequence:
- the LOC138099945 gene encoding keratin, type II cytoskeletal 4-like, which produces MSRQCYTSGSILGRRGFSSASAICGLGRANSSSASVCQPVGRRCGIGGFSSRSVCDLGRGQRISFGGSCRSGVYGGAGVGRCGVAYGGGRFGTVVGFGNCASFGGLGSYRGLGDGVAMGGYGGGIGIGLGGGRSEGIRGVSIHPELLKPLCVGVDPEECQVRTHEKEQIKNLNNQFACFIDKVRLLEQQNKVLTTKWELLQQYVLPASRRNLEPVFENFICNLRKQLECVMGERERLENEERCLRDLVQEFKCKYEDEINKRTAAENEFVVLKKDVDCLYLTKEELEVRVGLLRQQLEFLKCIYAEERAQLDCQMCDTSVIVQMDNSRDLDMEGIIKSVECCYEEIAQKSKAEVEAFYQTRLEELHSSRGKFCDDLRNNQSEIAELNRMIQKLQCESDNVKKQISALQTAICDAEQRGDCALKDARQKLVDLQTALQQAKDKMACLLRDYQELLNVKLALDIEIATYRTLLEGEESRICTGNPVSVAVVSGGGTVGECRSLSGIGGKCTVKTGGAGAGLGMVSSFGNAGFSTRSVDCVPKVGAGFGARSAVSCVGREVLNGVDGVQCAPGMGNLGNLGNLGNLGNVVCAGVEQCGAGPVLIPGPPGVCGNRFSTSVRVVRTSR; this is translated from the exons ATGAGCCGACAGTGCTACACCTCTGGCTCCATCCTGGGAAGACGAGGCTTCTCCTCAGCATCTGCCATCTGCGGCCTGGGCAGGGCCAACAGCAGCTCGGCCTCCGTGTGCCAGCCCGTGGGACGGAGGTGTGGGATCGGCGGCTTCAGCAGCCGCAGTGTCTGTGACCTGGGCAGAGGGCAAAGGATTTCCTTCGGTGGGAGCTGCCGCAGCGGCGTCTACGGCGGTGCTGGCGTTGGGCGCTGCGGTGTCGCTTACGGCGGGGGCCGCTTTGGCACCGTCGTGGGCTTTGGGAACTGTGCGAGCTTCGGGGGCCTGGGCAGCTACAGAGGCCTGGGGGATGGCGTGGCCATGGGGGGCTACGGCGGTGGCATCGGCATCGGCCTCGGCGGAGGGAGATCTGAGGGGATTCGCGGCGTCAGCATCCACCCCGAGCTCCTCAAGCCCCTGTGCGTGGGCGTGGACCCTGAGGAGTGCCAAGTGCGGACCCACGAGAAGGAGCAGATCAAGAACCTCAACAACCAGTTCGCCTGTTTCATCGACAAG GTGCGGCTGCTAGAGCAGCAGAACAAGGTGCTGACCACCaagtgggagctgctgcagcagtatGTGCTCCCAGCTTCCCGGAGAAACTTGGAGCCTGTGTTTGAGAACTTCATCTGCAACCTGAGGAAGCAGCTGGAGTGTGTGATGGGGGAGCGTGAGCGGCTGGAGAATGAGGAGCGGTGCCTGCGGGACCTGGTTCAGGAGTTCAAGTGCAA GTACGAAGATGAGATCAACAAGCGCACGGCGGCGGAGAATGAGTTCGTGGTGCTCAAGAAG GATGTGGATTGTCTCTACCTGAccaaggaggagctggaggtgaGGGTGGGTCTCCTGCGGCAGCAGCTGGAGTTCCTGAAGTGCATCTATGCTGAG GAGAGAGCTCAGCTGGACTGTCAGATGTGTGACACCTCTGTCATCGTGCAAATGGACAACAGCCGGGACCTGGACATGGAGGGCATCATCAAGAGCGTGGAGTGCTGCTACGAGGAGATCGCCCAGAAGAGCAAGGCCGAGGTGGAGGCTTTCTACCAAACCAGG CTGGAGGAGCTCCACAGCAGCCGGGGCAAGTTCTGTGATGACCTGAGGAACAACCAGAGCGAGATCGCCGAGCTCAACAGGATGATCCAGAAGCTGCAGTGTGAGTCGGACAACGTGAAGAAACAG ATCTCAGCTCTGCAGACGGCCATCTGTGATGCTGAGCAACGGGGGGACTGCGCCCTCAAGGATGCCCGGCAGAAGCTGGTTGACCTGCagacagctctgcagcaggccAAGGACAAGATGGCCTGTCTGCTCAGGGACTACCAGGAGCTGCTCAATGTCAAGCTGGCCCTGGACATTGAGATTGCCACTTACAGGACGCTGCTGGAGGGAGAAGAGAGCAG GATATGCACTGGCAACCCTGTGAGCGTAG CCGTGGTCAGCGGCGGGGGCACGGTCGGGGAGTGCCGATCCCTGTCTGGAATCGGAGGCAAATGCACCGTCAAGACCGGAGGGGCCGGCGCGGGGCTGGGCATGGTCTCGTCCTTCGGCAACGCCGGGTTCAGCACCCGGAGCGTGGATTGTGTCCCCAAGGTCGGGGCAGGATTCGGGGCCAGAAGCGCGGTCAGCTGCGTGGGGAGGGAAGTGCTCAACGGGGTGGACGGGGTCCAGTGCGCCCCCGGGATGGGCAACCTGGGCAACCTGGGCAACCTGGGCAACCTGGGCAACGTGGTGTGCGCAGGGGTGGAGCAGTGCGGCGCCGGGCCCGTGCTCATCCCCGGGCCCCCGGGGGTCTGCGGGAACAGGTTCAGCACATCCGTGCGCGTGGTCAGGACGAGCCGGTAG